The Macrococcoides canis genome has a window encoding:
- the rpoE gene encoding DNA-directed RNA polymerase subunit delta yields the protein MKISEYTKEMMDENSFIDLAYMALSEKGKEVNLYELIDEFKAIGNYSDEEVETRVVQFYTDLNTDGRFLSTGEYMWGLRDWYSVDDIEEKIAPTVQKFEILDEEDEDSPKIALLGEDEVEDELDLLPSEGDEENVDTEDEEVEDELDEAGLVVEPDEEFEDEEDEFEDEEDEE from the coding sequence ATGAAAATCTCTGAATATACTAAAGAAATGATGGACGAAAATTCTTTTATTGACTTAGCTTACATGGCTTTAAGCGAAAAAGGTAAAGAAGTAAACTTATACGAATTAATCGACGAATTTAAAGCAATCGGAAATTATTCTGATGAAGAAGTAGAAACGCGTGTCGTACAATTCTACACAGACTTAAATACAGATGGCAGATTCTTATCTACTGGTGAATATATGTGGGGTCTACGTGACTGGTATTCAGTGGATGATATTGAAGAAAAGATCGCACCGACTGTTCAGAAGTTTGAGATTTTAGACGAAGAAGACGAAGATTCACCGAAGATTGCATTGTTAGGTGAAGATGAAGTTGAAGATGAACTCGACTTATTACCATCTGAAGGTGATGAGGAAAATGTTGATACTGAAGATGAAGAAGTTGAAGATGAATTAGATGAAGCAGGACTTGTCGTTGAACCGGATGAAGAATTCGAAGATGAAGAAGACGAATTTGAAGACGAAGAAGACGAAGAATAA
- a CDS encoding GNAT family N-acetyltransferase, with product MEFLGSKIKIVQYKEDYREALDQFELTERQMIYSSLPKEVLDEGLMDPNRRPCVVLNHDEEVVGFFVLHQHYQHEGYDTPINAVYVRSLSINNKLQGHGYGTEIMMNIPEFVQSVFPDFDHLFLVVDAENQAAWNLYERAGFLHLATNPEGPIGKERLYYLDLDADYVSKLRLIKDEDVIRLERDGQFVGEIEYSIEGTTAHITSFNIQEDVDTIKQNVLRQIATFLRRNFEAVDKVEVDVSDDDAALYLSNNFVAMDTENTHILTKLIKY from the coding sequence ATGGAATTCTTAGGTTCTAAAATTAAGATTGTACAGTATAAAGAAGACTATCGTGAGGCATTAGATCAATTTGAATTAACAGAGCGTCAAATGATTTATTCCTCTTTACCGAAAGAGGTGCTAGATGAAGGACTGATGGATCCGAATCGCAGACCATGTGTTGTACTTAATCATGATGAGGAGGTTGTAGGGTTCTTCGTACTGCATCAGCATTATCAGCATGAAGGATATGATACGCCGATCAATGCAGTGTATGTCCGTAGCTTATCTATCAACAATAAATTACAAGGTCATGGCTATGGTACTGAAATTATGATGAATATTCCTGAATTTGTACAAAGTGTATTTCCAGATTTCGATCATCTCTTCTTAGTCGTTGATGCGGAGAACCAGGCTGCATGGAATTTATATGAACGTGCCGGTTTTCTTCATTTAGCAACGAATCCTGAAGGACCAATCGGGAAAGAACGTCTTTATTATCTGGATTTAGATGCCGATTATGTTTCAAAGCTAAGACTCATTAAAGATGAAGATGTTATTCGTCTGGAAAGAGACGGTCAGTTTGTTGGTGAAATTGAATATTCAATTGAAGGTACAACAGCGCATATCACATCATTCAATATTCAGGAGGATGTAGATACCATTAAACAAAATGTGTTGAGACAAATCGCTACTTTCCTTCGTCGCAATTTTGAAGCAGTAGATAAAGTTGAGGTCGATGTATCAGATGATGATGCTGCACTTTATTTAAGTAATAACTTTGTAGCGATGGATACAGAAAATACACATATATTAACGAAGTTAATTAAATATTAA